CAGGGCGACCGAGGTGATCAGGTAGCCGACGTAGGTCGTCATCGAGGCCGGCCGGTCACCGCCGAGCAGCTCCCCGACGCCGCCGAGGGCGCGGATGCCGACCAGGAACTCCAGCATCCAGACGGTCGATGCGAGCCACGGCGGCCGTGCCCGCCAGCGCCACGCGGAGAAGACCGCGAGGAACACCACCAGGGCGCCGTATCCGATCGCGATCCAGCTGATCATGTCGAGCGTGCTCACGGGCGACATCATCGCCGACGATTGCCGCGTCACGCCTCCCGGGGCGCACTAGGGTCGCACCGTGTTCCCTCGCTTCGTGCCCGCCCACCGGTTCCGCCCGGTCGCTCTCGTGCGCGACGAGCGGACCGGCAGCTTCCGCGCGCCGTACGTCGCGATCGAGGCAACGCCCGCTGCCGGCGCCGCCGCGGTCCACCTCGACCTCGTCGCGACGGACGGCACCCTCCTCTCCACCGCGTACGACGCTGTGCGCCGCGAGATCAGCGTCGAGATCACCCGGGCCGGAGGTCGCCGCGAGACCCACCGCAGCAGGCGGCTCGGCCAGCTCGACGCCGCTCCTGCCGCCCCGGAGCACGCCCCGCAGATCGCCCCGCAGATCGCCCCACAGATCGCACTGACCCTGACCGGGCGATGGCTCTGCGCCTGGTCACGCGCAAGCACGGACGAGGAGTGGCTGGCCCGGGCACGGGTCCCGCTGACGCCCCGCCTGGACCCGCAGCGGCCGGCGTTCCTCGACGGGCTCACCGCACGCGTGCGATCCCCTGCGACGGTGACGCAGTGGAAGGCCGGCACGTTCGGCCAGCTGGGGCTGCGCGACCTGCACCTGGTCACGCATGCCGACGGCACGTCGTACGAGCGCGAGGGCCGCCTGTTCCTGACCGCCACCCATGCGGGCCCCGGGTTCGGCGACGCAGCGCAGACGGGCATCTGGTCGTGGGAACCCGGCACGGCCGACCTGCGCCCGGAGTCACTGCTCTGGTGGCAGCGCGACGGCCGGGTGGTCGGGGACCACGCCACGCACCTGGTCCGCGACGACGACCGCTGGCTGGTGGCCACGAGCACCTGGGGCGACTTCGACCGCAAGCGCGTGGCGATCACGCTGACGGAGTCCACCGAGGACCTGCTGGCCGGGGAGCACGTGCTGACCGGTTGCGAGCTCACCGCGCCGATCGCGCCCACCGGAGCCGGCGGCCCGCTCGGGCGCACGGCCGCGGTGTGGGACCCGCACCTGGCGATGATCGACGGGCACTGGCACGTCGCGTTCGTGGCAGCGCGGAAGTTCTTCGACTTCCGCCCAGCGCTCGCCCGAGCGGTCCACCCGGGTCGCGCGGGGCTGAGCGGCCCGCTCGAGCTGATCGGCAGCCTCGAGGACCGGGTCGCCACCGAAGGCTGCCTGCTCACACAGGTCGAGGATCGATGGGTGCTGCTGGCCAGCGACGGTCCAGACAACGACGCGGCGCGGCGCCACCGCTATCCGGTCTTCGACCTGACGCTGCAGGAGATCGGCACCGTCGACGCGTCGTACGGAAGCAACATCCCGTGGCCGATGGTCGTCCGGAACGGACCATCCGGCAACCGGGAAACCCCCCAGGAGGCGTGGTCGATGATCACCTTCGACGGCACGCCGTACGGCGGAGAGCTACCGGGTTACGGCACGCACGGGGACGTGCTCGTGCTGGAGGGAGAAGGAGCTCACTCCTCCTCGGAAGCGGCCTCCAGCAGCGCCTTGACCTCCGACTCGCGGAACCGGCGATGACCACCGAGAGTCCGGATCGAGCTGATCTTTCCGGCCTGTGCCCAGCGGGTCACGGTCTTCGGGTCCACGCGGAACAGACCCGCAACTTCCGCCGGCGTCAGCAGCGGATCTTCTTCGACAGCCATGTTCATCGTTCGTGTCCTCCGAGTCGGTTCACGCCAGCGGGGGCCGAGTCCTACGCTGGGTCATGGGTCCGCACCACCTTCATGCGCACCCCGTAAACGGGACAAACCCTGCCACACACCACGTGGCAACACCTAAGAGGAAGGTCGCCACCGTGACCGAGTTCACTCTCCCGGATGCCGTCGATTTCGGGATTTCAGCCCCGGTTTCCGATACCTGGCCCGACCATGAGCAAGTGGTCTTCTGCCACGATCCGGCAAGCGGTTTGCGGGCCGTCATCGCGATCCACTCGACCGTGCTCGGCCCCAGTCTCGGCGGCACGCGCTTCCATCCGTACGCCGCCACCGCGGACGCCGTGGCCGACGTCCTGGCGCTGTCGAAGGGCATGACCTACAAGGCCTCGCTGGCCGGACTCGACCTCGGCGGCGGCAAGGCCGTGATCCTCGGGGACCCCCACCGCGACAAGACCCCGGACCTGCTCCGGGCCTACGGCCGCGCCGTCGAGTCGCTCGGCGGGCGCTACCTGACCGCGTGCGACGTCGGCACCTACTCGGTCGACATGGACATCGTGGCGGAGGAGTCTTCCTTCGTCACCGGGCGGACGGTCGAGCGCGGCGGCGCGGGCGACAGCAGCGTCCTCACGGCGTACGGCGTGTTCGAGGGCATGCGAGCCGCGGCCGAGGCCCTGTGGGGTGAACCCACACTGGCCGGTCGCACCGTGGGCGTGAGCGGCGTCGGGAAGGTCGGGCACCACCTGGTGACCCACCTGATCGAGGACGGTGCCTCCGTGGTCGTCACCGACGTCTGGGAGCCCGCGCTCGAGCGTGTGCGCGACGAGCACCCCGAGGTCCGCGTCGCGGGCAGCACGGGTGAGCTGGTCAACGAGCAGATCGACGTCTATGCACCGTGCGCACTCGGCGGCGCGCTCGATGACGACGTGGTGGCCGCGCTCGCACACGGAGGCACGAAGCTCGTGTGCGGCGCCGCCAACAACCAGCTCGCGCACCCGGGCATCGAGAAGGAGCTCGAGGCGCGCGGCATCCTCTACGCGCCCGACTACTGCGTGAACTCCGGAGGCCTGATCCAGGTCGCCGACGAGCTCGCTGGTTTCGACTTCGAGCGTGCCCGGCTACGGACAGCGGGCATCTTCTCGACGACCCAACGGGTCATCGAGCGGGCACGCCTCGACGGCGTGCCTCCCGCAGTTGCTGCAGACCGCCTTGCCGAGCAGCGGATCCGCGACGCCAGAGGCGCGCGGGCAACCCGGCAGGGCCGGGCTCAGTCGCGCGAGTCGGAGTACTCGGACCAGTCGTCGTAGTCGTCCTCGGGGGCCGGAGGGGCCACCGTCGGCTGACTGCTGCCGGTCTGTGTGTGCAGCTCATTGGCCAGCGCGCCGAAGTCCGTCTCGTGAGTCCGGTACTTCAGGTCGCGTGCGACCTTCGTCTGCTTTGCCTTGGCTCGGCCGCGTCCCATAGGAGCCGACCCCCTCGCGCGTCTGCCGGACGACAGCTCATCACTGTCGCACCCGGTCTAGGTGTGATGTCTCGTGAGGGCAACGCTACCCGGTCCACGGGTGTTCCAGCGAACGAGGGCGGGCAATTGGGACGTGGCGACTCTCACGACACCGTTTGCCGCGGCGTCACCAGCCTGCGTGCTGGCCCGTCAGGGTCACCGAACCGTCGCCCGGGGTGACCTCGCCGGCGACCCAGGCCTCGATGCCGAAGCCGGCGAGGGTGGCGATCGCGGTGTCGACGTCGTCAGCCGGCGTGAGCGCGACCATGCCGACGCCCAGGTTGAGCGTGGCCTCCAGGTCGGGCTGCGGGACCGCGCCGACCTTGCGGACCAGGTCGAAGATCGGCTGCGGGGTCCACGTCGCCCGGTCGAGGGTGGCGGAGAGCTCCTTGGGCATCACGCGGGCGAGGTTGGCAGCAAGACCGCCGCCGGTGATGTGGGACATCGCGTGGGTGCCGGTCGCGTCAGCGAGCGCGAGGCAGGCCTTGGCGTAGATCCGCGTCGGGACCAGCAGCTCCTCGCCGAGACTCGAACCGAGCTCGTCGACCTGACGGTCGAGGTCCCAGCCGGCCTTGTTGAAGAAGACGTGGCGCACGAGCGAGTAGCCGTTGGAGTGCAGGCCGCTCGCCTTCATCGCGATGACGACGTCGCCCGCCTCGACCTTGTGGGCGCCGAGCAGTCGCGACTTCTCGACGACACCGGTCGTCGCGCCGGCCACGTCGTACTCGTCGGGGGCCAGGAGGCCGGGGTGCTCCGCGGTCTCGCCGCCGACCAGCGCACAGCCGGCCTCGACGCACGCCTCGGCGATGCCCTTGACGATCGCGGCGATGCGCTCGGGGACGACCTTGCCGGTGGCGATGTAGTCGGTCATGAAGAGCGGCTCGGCGCCACAGACGACCAGGTCGTCGACGACCATGCCGACGAGGTCGAAGCCGATGGTGTCGTGCTTGTCCATCCTGCGCGCGATGTCGACCTTGGTGCCGACGCCGTCGGTGGAGGTCGCGAGCAGCGGGTGCTCGTAGTTCTTGAGAGCAGAGACGTCGAAGAGACCCGCGAAGCCACCCAGGCCGCCGATCATCTCGGGGCGGCGGGACTTCTCGACCCAGCCCTTCATCAGCTCGATGGCGCGGTCAGCCGCCTCGATGTCGACGCCGGCCTCGGCGTAGGCGTTCGGGGTCTCGGTCACTTCGGCTCCCTCAGGGCGTTCAATCACTGGCAATCTCTGGCGATCACTGGCAGGCGGTGGCAGGTCAGGGGCGGTCGAGCGCGTCGGCGGCTCCGCCACCGGCAACAGAGGCCAGCCCGACACCATCAGGGGTGTCGAGCGGGTCGACCACGCAGCAGGGGTCGTTCTGGATCTCGAGGAGGTTCTTGCCCCGCCGCTCCGGGTCGGGCAGTGCCACCGGGTAGACGCCGTCGAAGCAGGCCCGGCACAGGTGGTCCATCGGCACCGTGGTCGCTTCGACCAGGTCCTCGAGCGAGATGTAACCCAGCGAGTCGGCGCCGATCGAGGTGCAGATCTCGTCGGTGGTCAGGCCGTTGGCGATCAGCTCCGCGCGCGTGGCGAAGTCGATGCCGTAGAAGCACGGCCACTTCACCGGCGGGCTGGAGATCCGGACGTGGACCTCCTTGGCGCCGGCCTCGCGCAGCATCCGCACCAGCGCGCGCTGGGTGTTGCCGCGGACGATCGAGTCGTCGACGACGACGAGGCGCTTGCCCTCGATGACGTCGCGGAGCGGGTTCAGCTTGAGCCGGATGCCGAGCTGGCGGATCGTCTGGCTGGGCTGGATGAAGGTGCGTCCGACGTAGGAGTTCTTGACCAGGCCCACGCCGTAGGGGATCCCGGACTCCTCGGCGTAGCCGATGGCCGACGGGGTGCCGGACTCCGGGACCGGGATGACCAGGTCGGCATCAGCCGGGAAGGCCTGCGCCAGACGACGGCCGATCTCCACGCGGACGCTGTGGACCCGCTTGTTGGAGATGATCGTGTCGGGGCGCGCGAGGTAGACGAACTCGAACAGGCAGCCCTTGGGCGCCGGCTCGGCGAAGGTGCGCGAGCGCAGGCCGTCGGCGTCGACGATGATCATCTCGCCCGGCTCGACCTCGCGGACGTAGGAGGCGCCGACGATGTCGAGGGCGGCGGTCTCGCTGGCGATGACCCAGCCGCGCTCGAGGCGGCCGAGGACCAGCGGGCGGATGCCCTGGGGGTCACGCGCGGCGTAGAGGGTGTTCTCGTCCATCCAGACCAGCGAGTAGGCGCCGTGGACCTGGGGCAGCAGCTCCATCGCCTTGTCCTCGACGCTGCTGTCGCGGTGCAGCGCCAGCAGGGCGGTCAGGACGGAGGTGTCGTTGGTGGCGCCCTCGGGACCGCGCACGTCGAGCGGCAGGCGCCCGTCGAGCTCGGTGATCTCGTCGACCATGCCGGCCAGGTCGGCGGTGTTGGTCAGGTTGCCGTTGTGCGCCAGCGCGATCGAGCCGTTGGGCGTCGGGTGGAACGTCGGCTGCGCGTTGTGCCAGGTGCTCGCGCCGGTGGTGGAGTAGCGGGCGTGGCCGATCGCGAGGTGGCCCTTGAGGGACTCGAGCGTCGACTCGTCGAAGACCTGGGAGACCAGGCCCATGTCCTTGTAGACCAGGATCTGCTTGCCGTTGCTGACCGCGATGCCGGCAGACTCCTGGCCGCGGTGCTGCAGCGCGTAGATGCCGTAGTAGGTCAGCTTGGCGACGTCCTCGCCGGGGGCCCAGACACCGAAGACACCACAGGCGTCCTGGGGTCCCTGATCCTGAGGATCGAGGGCCGCGGTCAGTCGGCCGTCGCCCCCCTTGCGCGCGCTGGTGTGGGACACACAGAAGATTCTAGGTGGAGATCGGTGGTCCTCAGACCGCCATCCAGTGCGATCGCTCACAACCTGGACCGGCACCCCCCGCCGAGATGTCGCTGATGGCCCGCCGAGACGTCGCTCGTGGCCCGGCGAGATGTCAGTTCTGGTCGCGGCCGAGGTACTCCAGCAACAGGGTCTCGGCGACACACACGCGCTCGAACTCGGCCAGGTGGAGACCCTCGTTGGGCCCGTGCGCGCGGGTGTCGGGATCCTCGACACCGGTCACCAGGACGCTCGCGTTCGGAAACGCACCGAGGAACTCCGCGATGAAGGGGATGGAGCCACCGACACCCATGTCGACCGGCTCCGTGCCGCCCCAGGCGTCGCGGAACGCGGCCCGCGCAGCGTCGTACGCCGGGCCGTCGGCCTCGATCTGCGTGGCCTCGCCGGCATCGACGAGCGTGACGGTGAGCTCGGCACCCCACGGCGTGTGCTCGGCGAGGTGGCGCTCGAGACAGGCCAGCGCGTTGGCCGTCGTGTCGCCGGGGGCGATGCGCATCGAGATCTTTGCGCGCGCGGACGGGACGAGGGTGTTGCTCGCGCCGTCGACCTTCGGGGCGTCGAGGCCGGTGATGCTGAGGGCCGGCCTGGTCCACAGCCGCTCGACCGCGGAGCCGTCGCCGATCCACTGGATCCCGGCCACCGCGCCGGACTCGGCACGCAGTCGCTCCTCCGGGTAGTCGACGTCGGCAGCCGGCCCCGCGTGCAGGCCGGCGACCGCGACGTTGCCGACGTCATCGTGCAGGCTGGCGATGAGGCGGCTCAGCGCGACCAGGGCATCCGGGACGAGCCCGCCCCACATGCCCGAGTGGACGGCGTGGTCGAGCGTGCGCACCTCGACATCGACCCGGACCAGACCACGGAGGCTGGTGGTCAGCGCCGGCACACCGATGTCCCAGTTGCCGGAGTCCGCGATCACGATGACGTCGGCGGAGAGCTCCGCGCGGTGGGAGTCGAGGAGCTCGGGCAACGTCTCCGAGCCGACCTCCTCCTCGCCCTCGATGAAGAGCTTCACCGTCACGGGCAGGTCGTCGCCGAGGGCACGGACCGCGGCCAGGTGCGCCACGATGCCGGCCTTGTCGTCCGCCGCGCCGCGCCCGTAGAGGCGGTCCCCACGCTCGGTCGGGGTCCACGGGTGGGAGTCCCACTCACGGTGGTCGTTCTCGGGCTGCACGTCGTGGTGCGCGTAGAGCAGCACCGTCGGCGCGCCCGCGGGGCCGAGCTTCTCACCGATGACCGCCGGCGGAGCACCGTCGTAGGCGCGGATGATCTGGGTGCTGAACCCCTCCGCGTCGAAGAGGGCCTGGGTCGCCGCGGCGCTTCGCTCAACCTCGGCCGCACGGGCCGGATCGGCGCTGACCGACTGGATCCGGACCAGGTCCTCGAGGTCGGAGCGGAGCTGCGGAAGCAGCTCCTGGATCTTGGCGCGGGCTGACTCGACGGGCATGCCGGTCAGGCTAACCGCGCTCGCTCACCGGATCCGGTCCGCTGTGGTCACGACCTGACAACGTTTGGGCGATCGACCAGACGAGGGCTGCCGCGACCGCCACCGCCGGCGGCGCCAGCAGGTACGCCGAGGGGTGGCTCGCCGCCGTGAACACGTCGAACGTCGAGTCGATCAGCTCGCGCAGGCCCGCGCCACTGCCCATCCCGCTCGAGCCGTAGACCGCGGCGTACGAGAGGGCGGTGAAGAACGGCTGGGCGAAGGTCACCACCACGACCGGGACCACCCAGCCGAGAAGGTGCCACACCGGCCGCACTCCCGCGCGGGCCAGGACGACCGCGAGCGCGGGCGCGAGGAGCCAGTGGGCGCGGTGCACGAGGCCATCGAGCCCGACGGCGAGCACCAGCGGCGCCGTCCACGACCCGACCATGGCGGCGACGACGGTGCCTCCGGCGACCTGCGACCAGCGCCGGCCGCTGGCGATGCCCAGCCCGGCGAGGACTCCGAGAACCGGTGCTGTCACAGCGGCGGCGACGAGGACGACCACGAGCAGCACCGCTGCGTCCGTCTCCTCACGGAACGGACCGACCACGTCCCACGTCTGGGCGAGAGCGCCCGCGAAGCCAGCGAGCGCCCCGATGGCACCCGTGTGGTGGCCGATCCGGAGCAGCCTCGGGATCACGACGCCCGCAGCGCCGCCGATCCCGCCCGACACGATCAGCAGACCGAGCGCGTACTCACCGAAGGGCAGTGCCACCCAAGGCGTCTCGTCGGGCTCGATCGAGCTCCACGCCGACGAGACCTGCAGTCGGCCGCCATCGACGAGCCAGGGCAGCACCCCGACTGTCCAGCCCGCCACGGCGCCGACGATCAACCCGAGAAGTGAGCGCATGGGACGACCGTAGTTGGTCGCTACAACGGGAGGTACGACGCCAGGTCGGTGCGCTCGCCACTGGCTCTCACACGCCCGCTGCCCAGTCCGTCAGCCCAGGCGAGCCGGCCCGTCGCCAGCGCCAGCCACGTCTCTGCGTCGGTCTCGATCACGGCAGGCGGCGTGCCCCGCGTGTGACGGACGCCCGCGATGCACTGGATCGCGGCATAGGGCGGGATGCGCACCTCGACGGAGTTGCCGGGCGCCCTCTCCTGCAGCACCGCGAGGTGGTGCTTCACGAGCAGTCGCAGGTCGGCCGGCGTGGCCGACCCCGCGTCGTACGCCGTGCGGGCTGCCGCGAGCTGGTCAGCAGGGGCGGGCGTCAGTCGGCGGGGCACTCCCCCATTGTCCCCTCCCGGTTCAGTCGAAGTTGCCGCTGCGGCCGCGCTTGATCTCTCCGCGCTGCTTCTTGCCGGCGAGCCGGCGCTCCTTGGAACCGCGGGTCGGCCTTGTGGGGCGACGCTTCGCCGGCGGTGGCGCGGCCGCTTCACGGAGCAGCTGGGCCAGGCGATCGCGGGCGGCGCGGCGGTTGGCCAGCTGGGAGCGGTACTCACTCGCGGCCAGCGTGAGCACGCCGTCGACGAGCCGGGGGCCGAGGCGCTCCAGCAGCCTGGCCCGCAGGTGCTCGGGCACAGCCGTCGACCGGGCGACGTCGAACGAGAGCTCCACGCGGCTGTCGGCGGTGTTGACGCCCTGGCCGCCGGGACCCGACGAGCGGGAGAAGCGCTCACCGAGCTCGCCGTCCGGGACGACGAAGCTGCGGGTCACGACGAGATCCTCGGGCACGGCTCCATCATCACCCGGCTTGTCCCAACCGTGACCTTCCAGCAACGCACCAGTGACCCGGGTCACAGAGGGTGCGGAGGGTCGGCAGCCCGCCGACACCTAGGAAAGGTCTGCACGTGAGCATCTCAACCCACCTCGGGGTGGGCCGCCGCCGGAACGGCATCACCGTTCTCAGCGCTGGCATCGCCCTGCTCGCCACCTCTGCTGTCGCCACCACCGCCACCGCGGCTCCGACAGCCACCGGGGCCGATCGCACCAACACCACCTCCAAGACCCTCCGGTCCGCCGTCACTCCCGCAGGCGTGATGGAGCACCTCAACGCACTCGATGCCATCGGCGCGGCCAACGGAGGCACCCGCGCCTCGGGCACACCCGGCTACGCCGCCTCGCGGGACTATGTGGTCGCACAGCTGGAAGCGGCCGGCTACGAGCCGACGGTCCAGGCGTTCGACTTCCCGTTCTACCGCCAGCTCTCACCCGCCACCTTCGAGCAGGTCGCGCCCAGCCCGGCGACGTACGCCGAGGGCACGGACTTCGCGTCCATGACCTACTCCGGATCCGGTGACGTCACGGCGACCGTGCAGGGCGTCGACCTGAACCTCGGCGACCTGGCTGCCTCCACCAGCGGTTGCGAGGACGCCGACTTCGCCGGGTTCACCGCGGGCAACATCGCGCTGGTCCGTCGCGGCACCTGCACGTTCGGCGAGAAGGTCGTCAATGCGCAGGAGGCCGGAGCTGCGGCGGTCGTCGTGATGAACCAGGGCACCGCGGGCCGCACCGATGCGTTCGCCGGCACCCTGGGCGCACCCGTCGCCACCGTCCCGGCGTACGGCACGAGCTTCGCGATCGGCCAGGCACTGGCCGTCGACGGCGCCGTCGCCCACGTGGCGATCGAGACCGAGTCCGAGACCCGCACGACCTGGAACGTGTTCGCAGAGACCGCGGGTGGCGATGCCGAGAACGTCGTCATGACCGGCGCCCACCTCGACAGCGTGGTGCCCGGACCGGGCATCAACGACAACGGCAGCGGCTCCGCTGCGATCCTCGAGGTCGCCCAGCAGATGGCCAAGGTCAAGCCGAAGAACAAGGTGCGGTTCGCGTGGTGGGGCGCGGAGGAGCTCGGCCTGCTCGGCTCCGAGCACTACGTCGCCGACCTCGAGGCCAACGCGCCGTCCTCGCTCGAGGACATTGCCCTCTACCTGAACTTCGACATGGTCGGCTCGCCGAACTACGCGCTCTTCGTCTACGACGGCGACAACTCGAAGTTCCCCGTCGGCCCGAGTGCCGCCGAAGGCCCCGAGGGCTCGGGCGCGATCGAGAAGCTGTTCCACGACTACTTCGCCGGCGAGGGCACGCCCTCCGCGGAGACGCCGTTCAGCGGTCGCAGTGACTACGGACCGTTCATCGCCGTCGGCATCCCGGCCGGTGGCCTGTTCACCGGCGCCGAGGGCGTCAAGACGGCGGAGGAGGCCGCGCTGTTCGGCGGCACGGCCGGTGTCGCCTACGACGCCTGCTACCACCAGGCCTGCGACACCATCGCCAACGTCAACGTGGACGCGATCGACCACAACTCCGACGCGATCGCGCACGCCATCCTGACCTACGGGATGAGCACGCAGGCGGTCAACGGCGGCAAGGGTCGTCCGGTCGGCCCGCCGTCACCGGACGGCGTACCGAGCGGCAGCGGCACGAGCGAGGGCGGCGGTCTGCACGCCGACCACGACCACGAGCTGCCGTTGTCCTGACGGAACCTGGGGGTGAGGCCCCGGGTCCGCGCAAGCGGGCTCGGGGCCTCGTCACGTCAGCAAATGGCGATAGTCCCTAACGAAAAGCGCCTCATCCGGCTCGGGTGAGGCGCTTTTCGTCAGGGACTATCTGACGGTGGGTCAGGCCATGGCGGCGGGGAGCGTGGCGGTCCACGCCTCGCGCAGCTCGGCGATCGGCAGGTCGAACTGGCCCTCGACCACGATCGCCTCGCCGCCGGTGGTGCCGAGCGCGGTGAGGGGTACGCCGTGCTTGCCGGCCAGCGCCTCGAGCTCAGCGACCTTGCCGGTGGGGACGGTGACCAGCACGCGGGCGGTCGACTCGGCGAAGAGCGCGAGGAACGGGTCGCCCGGGAGCGTCACCGTGGCGCCGATGTTGTTCTTCAGCGCCGACTCGGCCAGCGTCTGCGCCAGGCCGCCGTCGGAGAGGTCGTGTGCCGAGGCCAGCAGGCCGACGCCCTCGAGGAGCAGCGCAGCGAGCGCCTTCTCGGCAGCGAAGTCGACCTTCGGCGGCAGGCCACCGAGGTGCTGGTGGACGACGTGCGCCCACTCCGAGCCCGAGAGCTCCTCGCGGGTCTCGCCGAGGAGGTAGACGGCCAGACCCTCGGCCTCGAACGCACTGGGCGTGCGGCGGGTGACGTCGTCGATGACACCGAGGACGGCGACCACCGGGGTCGGCAGGATCGCGGTCTCGCCGGTCTGGTTGTAGAGCGACACGTTGCCGCCGGTGACCGGGGTGCCGAGCTCCTTGCAGCCCTCCTTGAGGCCCGTGCAGGCCTCCGCGAACTGCCACATGACGGCCGGGTCCTCGGGCGAGCCGAAGTTGAGGCAGTCGGAGACGGCCAGCGGCTGCGCGCCACCGGTCGCGACGTTGCGGTAGGACTCGACCAGCGCCAGCTGCGCACCCGCGAACGGGTCCAGCTTGGCGAAGCGGCCGTTGCAGTCGGTCGAGACCGAGACGCCGAGGTTGGTGGACTCGTCGATGCGGATCATGCCCGAGTCGGACGGCTGCGAGAGGACCGTGTTGCCGCGGACGTAGCGGTCGTACTGGTCGGTGATCCACGACTTGTCGCACAGGTTCGGGGATGCGGCGAGCTGGACGAGGGTCGAGCGGAACTCCGCGCCGGTGGTCGGGCGCGGGAGCTTCTCGGCCGCGTCGGCCTGGAGCGCGTCCTGCCAGTCCGGGCGGGCGAACGGGCGGTTGTAGACCGGGCCGTCGTGCGCGACCGATCCCGGCGGCACGTCGACGACGCGCTGTCCGTGCCAGTCGATCTCGAGGCGACCCGTGTCGGTGACCTCGCCGATCACAGCGGCCTCGACGTCCCACTTGGCGCAGATCGCCATGAAGGCTTCGACGTTTGCGGGCTCGACGACCGCCATCATGCGCTCCTGCGACTCGCTCATGAGGATCTCCTCGGGAGAGAGCGTCGAGTCGCGCAGCGGCACCTTGTCGAGGTGGACGTGCATGCCGCCGTCACCGGCAGAAGCGAGCTCGGAGGTGGCACAGGAGAGACCGGCGCCGCCGAGATCCTGGATGCCCGCGACCACGTGGGCCGCGAAGAGCTCGAGGGTGCACTCGATGAGCAGCTTCTCCATGAACGGGTCGCCGACCTGGACGGCCGGGCGCTTGGCCGGGCCGGAGTCCTCGAACGTCTCGCTCGCCAGGATCGAGACGCCGCCGATGCCGTCGCCGCCGGTGCGCGCGCCGTACAGGATGACGAGGTTGCCCTTGCCCGTGGCGTTGGCCAGGTGGAGGTCCTCGTGGCGCATGACGCCGATCGCGAGGGCGTTGACCAGCGGGTTGCCGAGGTAGGTCTCGTCGAAGACGGCCTCGCCGCCGATGTTGGGCAGGCCGAGGCAGTTGCCGTAGCCACCGACGCCGGAGACGATGCCGGGCAGCACGCGGTGGGTGTCGTCGGCATCGAGCGGGCCGAAGCGCAGCGGGTCCATGACCGCGATCGGGCGGGCGCCCATCGCGATGATGTCGCGGACGATGCCGCCGATGCCGGTCGCGGCGCCCTGGTAGGGCTCGACGTACGACGGGTGGTTGTGCGACTCGACCTTGAAGCTGACCGCGTAGCCCTGGCCGATGTCGAGCACGCCGGCGTTCTCACCGATGCCCGCGAGCATCGGGCCGCGCGGCGTCTCCTGCGCGAGCTCACCGAACTGCTTGAGGTGCACCTTGGAGGACTTGTAGGAGCAGTGCTCCGACCACATCACCGAGTACATCGCCAGCTCGGAGCTGGTGGGACGGCGCCCGAGGATCTCGCGGATCCGGGCGTA
This genomic interval from Nocardioides cavernaquae contains the following:
- a CDS encoding M28 family metallopeptidase, coding for MSISTHLGVGRRRNGITVLSAGIALLATSAVATTATAAPTATGADRTNTTSKTLRSAVTPAGVMEHLNALDAIGAANGGTRASGTPGYAASRDYVVAQLEAAGYEPTVQAFDFPFYRQLSPATFEQVAPSPATYAEGTDFASMTYSGSGDVTATVQGVDLNLGDLAASTSGCEDADFAGFTAGNIALVRRGTCTFGEKVVNAQEAGAAAVVVMNQGTAGRTDAFAGTLGAPVATVPAYGTSFAIGQALAVDGAVAHVAIETESETRTTWNVFAETAGGDAENVVMTGAHLDSVVPGPGINDNGSGSAAILEVAQQMAKVKPKNKVRFAWWGAEELGLLGSEHYVADLEANAPSSLEDIALYLNFDMVGSPNYALFVYDGDNSKFPVGPSAAEGPEGSGAIEKLFHDYFAGEGTPSAETPFSGRSDYGPFIAVGIPAGGLFTGAEGVKTAEEAALFGGTAGVAYDACYHQACDTIANVNVDAIDHNSDAIAHAILTYGMSTQAVNGGKGRPVGPPSPDGVPSGSGTSEGGGLHADHDHELPLS
- the purL gene encoding phosphoribosylformylglycinamidine synthase subunit PurL → MPETRASNLDTVDVATSDPTREQPWADLGLKEDEYARIREILGRRPTSSELAMYSVMWSEHCSYKSSKVHLKQFGELAQETPRGPMLAGIGENAGVLDIGQGYAVSFKVESHNHPSYVEPYQGAATGIGGIVRDIIAMGARPIAVMDPLRFGPLDADDTHRVLPGIVSGVGGYGNCLGLPNIGGEAVFDETYLGNPLVNALAIGVMRHEDLHLANATGKGNLVILYGARTGGDGIGGVSILASETFEDSGPAKRPAVQVGDPFMEKLLIECTLELFAAHVVAGIQDLGGAGLSCATSELASAGDGGMHVHLDKVPLRDSTLSPEEILMSESQERMMAVVEPANVEAFMAICAKWDVEAAVIGEVTDTGRLEIDWHGQRVVDVPPGSVAHDGPVYNRPFARPDWQDALQADAAEKLPRPTTGAEFRSTLVQLAASPNLCDKSWITDQYDRYVRGNTVLSQPSDSGMIRIDESTNLGVSVSTDCNGRFAKLDPFAGAQLALVESYRNVATGGAQPLAVSDCLNFGSPEDPAVMWQFAEACTGLKEGCKELGTPVTGGNVSLYNQTGETAILPTPVVAVLGVIDDVTRRTPSAFEAEGLAVYLLGETREELSGSEWAHVVHQHLGGLPPKVDFAAEKALAALLLEGVGLLASAHDLSDGGLAQTLAESALKNNIGATVTLPGDPFLALFAESTARVLVTVPTGKVAELEALAGKHGVPLTALGTTGGEAIVVEGQFDLPIAELREAWTATLPAAMA